From the genome of Bacteroidota bacterium:
CTATTTTAATGACAACAAATGGTATGATGTAACCTTTGGTAGTAATGGTAAATGGATAGAAACTGCTATTGTTATTGATTATGAAAAATTACCTGAATCTATTATAAATCATTTTGAAAGCTCGAAGTATAATGAATTTGAGGTAGTGAAAATTACAGTATCGGAAAAACCCAAAACGGAAAATATATATCGCATTTATGTTGAGAGTTTAGACATGAAAGAAACGATATTACAATATAACGAGTCCGGGAAATTATTGTCTTTTCAATAATCTATTCTGATTTTATTACTTCTATTGTAAACTTGGCAGCCATAGCGGCAATTGCACCAACACCTGCCAAAATAGGAAGGAACATAGCCCCAATAATACCAAGAGTTACAGGGATTTCGAGTAATGTTTTTCCTTGTTCATTTTTTATGATGTTCCCTTCTTTGATTAATTTTTTGATTGTTTTTAAGAGATCTTCACTTTCAACTTTGAATTCAGTTTTTTCCTGCTTGGTCATGCTTACATATTAATTGCTGTATTCAAATTTATGTATTTTGAATTAGATTGCTGTTTGATAAAGGAGAATCGAAATTAAAAGGGAATCTCAATTGCAATTTGTATTTTTGAACTATCTTGTTCAGGTATGATACTTGAATAATAAAACTTCATGAAAATGTATAAAAGAATCTTCTACTTAGTTTTACTCCTTATCATTGGCTTACAATCATTACATGCACAAAATCCAGAAAAGGAACTCTATCTGGAAACAATGGGTAAACTATCCTCGCAAAACATTTACATGAGTTATGTCTATCTTGGTAATATTGCAGATTCCTATATTCATGAGGCAATTACACAGGAATTTTGTACGAATTTGCTCACTGAATATCTTGTATTCATGAAAGAAACAAAAGATCAGACAAGTAAGTTATATGAATCGGGATTTCTTGATCAGGAAGGTAATCAGGTGGTGTTAGCACAAATTGACATTTACCAATTATTAATTGAAGAAGCGAATGCCTATCTGAAGTATGTGGAAACTAAAGATGAAATACACATCGAATCTTTTGAGCAAAATAGGATTTGGGCTTGGGCAAAAATTGAAAAACTATTTGAATTTAAAGGAGCAGTCGGAGAATAAAATTTATTAAGTTTGTTTTGAGCGCTTTTTTATAATAACATGCATAAGCACCTATTATACAATAAACATATCTATTTACTACTCTTAATCTGGTCATTTTTTTCTTTTGCTCTAGTTAAATTAGCCATGGTGTATTTCTATCAATCCTTCTATTATGGCATTTTAGTGGTGGGAATTGTATTTTTATTTTTCTATCTAAATATAAAATTCACTCTTAATAAAACGATAAGTATCAGGTTGTTAGTAACTTACCTCTTTGTGTTTTTGATTATCAATTTTGTTCTATTCTATCTCTATAATTCTTTTGTTCTGATTCAAGCGCAGCAAATTGGTGTCAGAATCTATATTAGAATGCTTATGTTTTCTTTCCTTCCAGGTTTTTTATTATCGCTAATAGCTCACTTCTTAATCAAGAAATTTTGGTTTCATGAAAGTGTTTAATATCATATTGATAATAACAACACTTGCGGTTTTGTTTATAGCAACTCTATGGGATATTAATCTGTTGAATTATAGTCAACCAATAGCTCATACTAATTTCAATGAAATAGAATTAAGTGACTTTAGAGGTTTAAATAGGCCCTACCATAGTTTGCATGGTAGTTCAAGATTTGCTTTTATTTCAACTGATATTCAGATAAAATATGAAGATGACCAAATTTGTATTCTTTCAAGGTTTCATCCTTCCAGATCCTATGTGTATAATAAAAATATGATAAGCAGGCCTTTACTAACTCATGAATTGTATCATTTTCATATCACAGAATATATTACACGGCTATTTAGAAAGGAATTGACATCAATAAATTACAAGCCATCAAAAAAAGAAGTTAAGAACATATTGCATGTATATTTAGATCAAGAAAATCAATTGCAAACCCAATATGATGATGAAACTTATCATAGCTATGTTTTAGGAAAACAACAAGAATGGCAATTGAAGATTGATAGTTTATTACTAATAACTAAACAATATGAAAATGAAGTTGTTTATTTTAAATAAACTTACAATTTTTGTAAAAAAGAAGCTACCATGAAAAAATCAAGCAAAGCACATTTAATTATTATTCTCGGACTTTTTGTTTTATTTGTTGGATGTAATAATTCGAATAAGTCGGCATTATCTCCAAACTTTCATATGCAAGAAAAATTTTGGGATGCAGATGATTATAATGATGCAATAACCCAAATTAAGTACAAAACCAAAGAAGGTGAATTATATCCCTGTTATATGTCTATTGATAAAAGAGAGGTGTATTTGAAATTGGTTGATATAAACAATATAACTGTTGTAGCTGAGGATGATGCATTAGGGCTAAATCATCGGAATGAGTATTTAACCTCAATGTTTAGTAGTTATCAAAACTTATATGAATTATATAGTATTCTGGATAGAGAGGATAAATATGTTTATCCTAAAGAATTAGTTGAAATCAACCAGTTTGGTTTGATTCTGCAGCGATTTTATTTCAAACTTGGAAATGATCAAATTATTAAGAATGCTGATAGTCCTGATGATCCGAGTGTATTAAGAGTAACCAGAGGCAATGCAAATACTATTGTTGGAAATTATCTGTTATACTTGGATTTTATTAATCATGAAGATGCTTTAACTCCAGAGGCATTGAAGCTTTATGCTGAAGGCATTGAAATCTATTTCCCGATTTTGATCAAGGTTTTTCCTGAGGCCAATTTCCATGAGATGATCTCTAAAATAGAAGTCTTAAAGGAAAAGACAAAAAACATGGACGTTCAATCTGCTCTGGATTTGGTATTGGAAATACTCAATGGCGAAGAAGCTATAGCTGAGTAGATTTTTTTTTGGCAAAAAAAAAGCCGACTTTTAAGTCGGCTTCATATTACAATGGAATATTT
Proteins encoded in this window:
- a CDS encoding DUF4342 domain-containing protein: MTKQEKTEFKVESEDLLKTIKKLIKEGNIIKNEQGKTLLEIPVTLGIIGAMFLPILAGVGAIAAMAAKFTIEVIKSE